Proteins from a genomic interval of Nostoc sp. TCL240-02:
- a CDS encoding pentapeptide repeat-containing protein, whose product MPEVNSQQPINTAATLVESYAAGKRDFSKAELGNADLQGINLKGSDLSYADLSEANLSGANLRGTDLSFADLEQANLRDADLRGALLMSANLRQADLKGAKLEKADYDRTTHFPQDFDPVKAGMQIKVED is encoded by the coding sequence ATGCCTGAAGTTAATTCTCAACAGCCCATAAATACTGCCGCTACTCTTGTGGAGAGTTATGCAGCAGGAAAACGGGACTTTAGTAAAGCAGAACTTGGTAATGCCGATTTGCAAGGCATTAACTTGAAAGGATCTGACCTTAGTTATGCTGACTTGAGTGAAGCTAACCTAAGTGGCGCTAATCTCAGGGGAACCGACCTGAGTTTCGCCGACCTCGAACAAGCTAATCTGAGGGATGCCGATCTTAGGGGAGCATTGTTGATGTCAGCAAATCTCCGCCAAGCCGATCTCAAAGGAGCAAAGCTGGAAAAAGCAGACTACGATCGCACCACCCATTTTCCCCAAGATTTCGACCCAGTGAAAGCTGGTATGCAAATAAAAGTTGAAGATTAA
- a CDS encoding Uma2 family endonuclease: protein MTQALQRKLVTFEEFITKYPDNSNKRYELHDGVVIEISPPIGDHQEIILFLIERFILEYTRLKLSYGCSKTAFVKPSESESAYLPDVLLLNRPNLVNEPLWKKESTLTQAESIPLVVEVVSTNWRDDYFTKLGRYQEIGIPEYWIVDYAALGGRRFIGNPKQPTISIYSLVEGEYQLDLFRGSQSIQSPTFPELDLTAEQIFNAGNI from the coding sequence ATGACTCAAGCCCTACAAAGAAAACTAGTTACGTTTGAAGAATTTATCACTAAATACCCTGATAACTCAAATAAACGCTACGAATTGCACGATGGAGTAGTAATTGAGATATCACCACCGATAGGCGACCATCAGGAGATTATTTTATTTTTAATTGAGAGATTTATTTTAGAATATACCCGACTGAAGCTGTCTTATGGCTGTTCCAAAACAGCATTCGTAAAACCATCTGAAAGTGAATCTGCTTATTTACCAGATGTGTTGTTGTTAAACCGCCCCAACCTAGTAAATGAACCTTTGTGGAAAAAAGAATCCACTCTTACTCAAGCAGAGTCAATTCCTTTGGTAGTTGAGGTCGTAAGTACAAACTGGAGAGATGATTATTTTACAAAATTGGGTCGTTATCAAGAAATCGGCATTCCTGAATATTGGATTGTAGACTATGCAGCACTGGGAGGCAGACGATTTATAGGCAACCCCAAACAGCCGACAATATCGATTTATTCACTAGTTGAGGGTGAATACCAACTCGACCTATTTCGTGGAAGCCAATCCATCCAATCACCCACTTTCCCAGAATTGGATTTAACGGCAGAGCAGATATTTAATGCTGGTAATATTTAA
- a CDS encoding DUF4129 domain-containing protein, translating into MPTDTFEKTSWSWQLSQFQQQAGEWWEYQFYRFEKTLPELPNGWSISPWLGELLKFLFWLVIGLFVVWVGWQLWREFSPYVYSWLNRSGNLTNFRAKTRSSESSIALLLERSQEFYRQGNYREACRCIYLAMLQQLHQKAIAPHKLSRTDGEYLQLLRSAVTPIQPYETLITTHEQLCFGNAEILPDNYEQCRQAYREISPE; encoded by the coding sequence ATGCCTACAGATACTTTTGAAAAAACTAGCTGGAGTTGGCAGCTTTCCCAATTTCAACAACAAGCGGGAGAATGGTGGGAATACCAGTTTTACCGCTTTGAGAAAACTTTACCCGAATTGCCTAATGGATGGTCAATCAGCCCTTGGCTTGGTGAATTGCTAAAATTTCTGTTTTGGCTGGTAATTGGCTTATTTGTAGTTTGGGTGGGTTGGCAATTATGGCGGGAATTCAGCCCTTATGTATATTCTTGGCTGAATAGAAGTGGCAATCTGACTAATTTTCGTGCAAAAACTCGCTCTAGTGAGTCATCCATAGCGCTTTTGTTGGAGCGATCGCAAGAATTTTATCGTCAAGGTAACTACCGTGAGGCTTGCCGTTGTATTTATTTAGCAATGTTGCAGCAGTTGCATCAAAAAGCGATCGCACCCCACAAACTCAGCCGTACAGATGGAGAATATCTGCAATTGCTGCGATCGGCTGTGACTCCCATACAGCCTTACGAAACTTTAATTACTACTCACGAACAATTATGTTTTGGTAATGCCGAGATTTTGCCAGACAATTATGAACAGTGTCGGCAAGCTTATCGGGAAATTTCTCCAGAATGA
- a CDS encoding DUF2243 domain-containing protein, translated as MEAKSGTINRRAPLITAGIFLGVGLGGFIDGILLHQILQWHHMLSNIRPLTNRANIDLNMVWDGFFHTLDWVFTATGLVLLWRAGRRDDVPWSSQTFIGSILIGSGLFDLVEGLIDHQILGVHHVKPGPNELAWDLGFLAFGALLVVIGWIMIKKESLVISH; from the coding sequence ATGGAGGCAAAAAGTGGAACCATCAACCGACGCGCACCACTAATTACTGCTGGGATTTTTCTTGGTGTGGGTCTAGGAGGGTTTATTGATGGAATTTTACTGCATCAGATCCTCCAGTGGCATCACATGCTTAGTAACATTCGACCTCTGACAAACAGAGCGAATATAGATTTGAACATGGTATGGGATGGGTTCTTTCATACCTTAGATTGGGTATTCACCGCGACTGGACTTGTGTTACTATGGCGTGCTGGACGGCGTGATGATGTTCCTTGGTCATCACAGACCTTTATTGGATCAATACTGATTGGTAGTGGGTTGTTCGACTTGGTTGAAGGTTTAATTGACCACCAAATTCTCGGTGTTCATCATGTGAAACCAGGCCCAAATGAGTTAGCTTGGGATCTAGGATTTTTGGCATTCGGTGCGCTACTTGTTGTTATCGGCTGGATAATGATAAAAAAGGAGTCATTAGTCATTAGTCATTAG
- a CDS encoding aspartate aminotransferase family protein, with product MSLQTLVDQATIPPDSGSVASSPFDADSFNEAVMSTYGRFPLALERGAGCRVWDTQGREYLDFVAGIATCTLGHAHPVMVEAVTRQIQKLHHVSNLYYIPEQGELAKWLVEHSCADRVFFCNSGAEANEAAIKLARKYAHTVLEIEKPIILTANASFHGRTLATITATGQPKYQKYFDPLVPGFHYVNYNDINAVEVAISELDEGDYRVAAILIEPLQGEGGVRPGDVAYFKKLRKICDETGILLIFDEVQVGMGRSGKLWAYEHLGVEPDIFTSAKGLGGGIPIGAMMSKKFCDVFQPGEHASTFGGNPFVCGVALSVCQTLERENILQNVQDRGEQLRTGLKAIAAKYPQYIGEVRGWGLINGLELRADIQLTAADVVNAAINEGVLLVPAGPKVVRFVPPLIVTEAEVNTALQAVENAMSNDKP from the coding sequence GTGAGCCTACAAACTCTCGTTGACCAAGCCACCATCCCCCCAGATTCAGGGTCTGTAGCATCTAGTCCCTTTGATGCAGATAGCTTTAATGAAGCTGTCATGTCTACCTACGGTCGGTTTCCCTTAGCCTTAGAACGGGGTGCTGGATGCCGGGTTTGGGATACACAGGGACGAGAATATCTGGACTTTGTAGCGGGAATTGCCACTTGTACTTTGGGACACGCCCACCCAGTTATGGTAGAAGCGGTAACACGCCAAATCCAAAAGCTGCATCACGTCTCTAATTTGTACTATATTCCCGAACAAGGTGAATTGGCAAAATGGCTTGTTGAACATTCTTGTGCCGATCGCGTATTTTTCTGCAACTCTGGGGCTGAAGCCAACGAAGCCGCTATTAAGCTGGCGCGGAAATATGCTCACACAGTATTAGAAATTGAAAAACCAATTATTCTAACCGCCAATGCGAGTTTCCACGGCCGGACTTTGGCGACTATTACCGCTACAGGACAACCGAAGTATCAAAAGTATTTTGATCCTTTGGTTCCTGGATTCCACTACGTAAATTACAACGATATTAACGCTGTGGAAGTGGCGATTAGCGAGTTAGATGAAGGCGATTATCGAGTAGCAGCAATTCTGATTGAGCCATTGCAGGGAGAAGGCGGTGTGCGTCCAGGAGATGTTGCCTATTTCAAAAAGCTGCGGAAAATTTGCGATGAAACTGGCATTTTATTGATTTTTGATGAAGTGCAAGTTGGTATGGGACGCAGTGGCAAATTATGGGCTTACGAACATCTTGGCGTTGAACCGGATATCTTCACCAGTGCCAAAGGCTTAGGTGGCGGTATTCCCATTGGTGCAATGATGAGTAAGAAATTCTGCGATGTTTTTCAACCAGGGGAACACGCCAGCACCTTTGGCGGCAATCCTTTTGTGTGTGGTGTAGCACTCAGTGTTTGCCAGACATTGGAACGGGAAAATATTTTGCAGAATGTTCAAGACAGGGGCGAACAGTTGCGAACTGGATTAAAAGCGATCGCAGCTAAATATCCTCAGTACATTGGCGAAGTTCGGGGTTGGGGTTTAATCAACGGTTTGGAGTTGCGAGCCGATATTCAACTAACCGCAGCCGATGTCGTCAATGCTGCCATCAACGAAGGTGTATTGCTTGTACCAGCCGGGCCAAAAGTAGTTCGATTTGTACCACCGTTAATTGTCACAGAAGCAGAAGTAAATACTGCCTTGCAAGCTGTGGAAAATGCGATGTCTAACGACAAGCCGTAG
- a CDS encoding TrkA family potassium uptake protein, whose product MAGAIALGGVFLIGTSWYSLVEGWAWEDAAYMTVITLATVGYGETHPLGSRGRLFTIALILLGVVNIGYIVNRFTEAIIQGYFQEGIRLQQQRRLMESLSEHYIICGFSRTGRQIAKEFQAEGVPFVVIDADMESVQRAQAEGYTAFQGDATLDDTLLKVGIERAMCIVAALPSDAENLYIVLSAKTLNSGIRVIARASTEEALQKLRRGGADEVISPYITGGKRMAAAALRPQVLDFVDGILTGADRQLYMEEFLLDPAFCPFVGQSLQKARLRSQSGALVLAIRRADGTLIGGPTGDTVLMPGDRLIGMGTAEQLRSLNQILGPIGSQKLRRPKNS is encoded by the coding sequence ATGGCCGGGGCGATCGCTCTTGGCGGTGTTTTCCTTATTGGCACTTCGTGGTACTCATTAGTGGAGGGCTGGGCATGGGAAGATGCGGCTTACATGACAGTCATCACTCTAGCGACTGTGGGATACGGTGAGACTCATCCACTAGGTAGCCGAGGACGATTGTTTACGATTGCCCTGATTTTGTTGGGTGTGGTTAATATCGGTTACATTGTCAACAGATTTACAGAAGCGATCATTCAAGGCTACTTTCAAGAAGGAATTCGGCTACAGCAACAGAGGCGGTTAATGGAATCCCTGTCAGAACACTACATCATTTGTGGATTTAGCCGTACTGGTCGTCAAATTGCTAAGGAATTTCAGGCAGAAGGCGTACCTTTTGTAGTGATTGATGCTGATATGGAATCTGTGCAAAGGGCGCAAGCAGAAGGTTATACAGCATTCCAAGGTGATGCTACCCTAGATGATACGCTTCTGAAAGTTGGTATTGAACGGGCGATGTGTATTGTTGCAGCCCTACCTTCCGATGCCGAAAATTTATATATAGTTTTATCAGCCAAAACACTGAACTCAGGAATTCGGGTGATTGCCCGCGCAAGTACAGAAGAAGCTTTACAGAAGTTACGACGCGGTGGTGCAGATGAAGTGATATCCCCCTATATTACTGGTGGGAAGCGCATGGCTGCTGCGGCACTCAGACCCCAAGTGTTAGATTTTGTAGACGGGATTCTGACAGGTGCAGACCGTCAGTTATATATGGAAGAATTTTTACTCGACCCGGCTTTTTGTCCTTTTGTGGGTCAGAGTTTGCAAAAAGCGAGATTGCGATCGCAATCTGGGGCATTAGTTCTGGCAATTCGCCGCGCTGATGGGACTTTAATTGGTGGCCCCACAGGCGATACGGTGTTAATGCCGGGCGATCGGCTAATCGGTATGGGTACAGCAGAACAGTTGCGTAGCCTAAACCAAATCCTCGGCCCAATTGGTTCTCAGAAATTGCGACGACCGAAAAATAGCTAG
- a CDS encoding Rrf2 family transcriptional regulator, with protein MVISNKSEYALLALLELATCYPKGEALQIREIAVLQDIPNRYLEQLLATLRRGGLIKSIRGAKGGYVLARDPGKITVLDAFSCMEGSDIVVSDSEPTPNTVEGELIQEVWQEARQAANSVLEKYTLQDLCERRSLRKQKELMYYI; from the coding sequence GTGGTAATCTCTAACAAATCAGAATACGCACTTCTAGCCCTGTTAGAGTTAGCAACCTGCTACCCTAAGGGTGAAGCGCTGCAAATTCGAGAAATAGCGGTCTTACAAGATATACCAAATCGCTATTTGGAACAACTTCTAGCAACATTAAGACGCGGAGGTTTAATTAAGAGTATACGCGGAGCCAAAGGTGGCTACGTTTTGGCACGAGACCCTGGAAAGATTACAGTGTTAGATGCTTTTAGCTGTATGGAAGGGTCAGATATTGTTGTATCTGATTCTGAGCCGACTCCCAACACGGTAGAAGGTGAGCTAATTCAAGAAGTCTGGCAGGAAGCACGTCAGGCTGCTAACTCCGTTTTGGAAAAATATACACTCCAAGACCTTTGTGAACGAAGATCGCTAAGAAAGCAGAAGGAACTCATGTATTACATTTAG
- a CDS encoding methylmalonic aciduria and homocystinuria type D protein encodes MNYPKVYTSEQACPINLVGETGQAVQISIHAPSQYICANCERILPDWKRQPFLRVVIVLQRSRYQLVKKTAEVETEKERLREKFMRFGCDLAFNLRDRGYLTDLIDPRTGYPLLSHPGAIPHDDTAVVKALLNYPVIKNQCRVLVHPEWGAAVYPSILISEAPPILIEWVAKGIASMHGWKEIDR; translated from the coding sequence GTGAACTATCCCAAGGTTTACACTTCGGAGCAAGCCTGTCCTATTAATTTAGTTGGCGAAACGGGACAAGCGGTTCAAATTTCAATTCATGCTCCCAGTCAATATATCTGTGCCAACTGCGAACGGATATTACCAGATTGGAAACGGCAGCCATTTTTAAGAGTAGTGATTGTCTTACAGCGATCGCGTTATCAATTAGTCAAAAAGACGGCAGAAGTAGAGACAGAGAAAGAACGCTTACGAGAAAAGTTTATGCGATTTGGCTGTGATTTAGCATTTAATCTGCGCGATCGCGGCTATTTAACAGACTTAATCGACCCTCGTACAGGCTACCCTTTACTGTCTCATCCCGGAGCAATTCCCCACGACGACACAGCAGTTGTCAAAGCTTTACTTAATTATCCAGTGATTAAAAATCAATGCCGTGTACTAGTGCATCCTGAATGGGGTGCAGCAGTTTATCCTAGCATTTTGATATCAGAAGCTCCGCCAATTTTGATCGAATGGGTTGCAAAAGGTATAGCATCCATGCATGGGTGGAAAGAAATTGATCGTTAA
- the rsmH gene encoding 16S rRNA (cytosine(1402)-N(4))-methyltransferase RsmH, translated as MNRQLAIEEPIFSHLPVLPQEVIAGLAISPGGHYLDTTVGGGGHSRLILAAAPDVKLTAIDQDEDALAAARKELAEFGDRVQFIYSNFADYEFPPNTFNGILADLGVSSYHLDQAERGFSFRQAANLDMRMDRGRSLTAADVINNWDEAELADIFFKYGEERLSRRIARRIVERRPLHTTTELADAIASSVPPKYRYGRIHPATRVFQALRIVVNDELKSLETFLDKAPNALVPGGKIAIISFHSLEDRPVKHGLRNSPLLKVLTKKPIIARDEEISQNPRSRSAKLRVAERVLNIE; from the coding sequence ATGAATCGCCAGCTAGCTATTGAAGAACCGATATTTTCTCATCTACCAGTGTTACCGCAAGAAGTAATTGCAGGTCTAGCGATATCTCCCGGAGGTCATTATCTTGATACGACGGTAGGCGGTGGAGGTCACAGCCGTTTAATTTTAGCAGCTGCACCAGATGTAAAATTAACGGCAATTGATCAAGATGAGGATGCTTTAGCAGCAGCGAGGAAAGAATTAGCAGAGTTTGGCGATCGCGTACAATTTATTTACAGCAATTTTGCTGACTACGAATTTCCCCCTAATACTTTCAATGGTATTCTCGCCGATTTAGGGGTAAGTTCTTACCATTTAGACCAAGCAGAACGGGGTTTCAGCTTTCGCCAAGCTGCAAATTTAGATATGCGAATGGATCGAGGGCGATCGCTAACTGCTGCTGATGTGATTAATAATTGGGATGAAGCAGAATTAGCTGATATTTTCTTTAAGTACGGTGAAGAGAGATTATCGCGGCGCATTGCTCGTCGGATTGTAGAACGGCGACCGTTGCACACAACCACAGAATTGGCTGATGCGATCGCTTCTTCAGTTCCCCCCAAATACCGTTATGGGAGAATTCATCCCGCTACCCGCGTTTTTCAAGCTCTGCGAATTGTCGTCAATGACGAGTTAAAATCTCTAGAAACCTTTTTAGATAAAGCACCAAATGCCCTTGTCCCTGGTGGCAAAATTGCCATTATCAGTTTTCATAGTTTGGAAGATCGCCCGGTGAAGCATGGTTTAAGAAATTCACCTTTATTAAAAGTTTTGACAAAAAAACCAATTATTGCACGAGACGAGGAAATTAGTCAGAATCCGCGATCGCGATCGGCCAAACTCAGGGTAGCCGAAAGAGTTCTGAATATTGAATAA
- a CDS encoding leucine-rich repeat domain-containing protein, whose protein sequence is MKLTFSITTIYTFTLGFYTTQAIAAPLTTPKSFTDWCEQKSTLPSQTKHTVEVLLEKAQTQNCKQANQKLTNLTSLNLNSNKISDIKPLSALTKLTSLDLGSNKISDIKHLSALTNLTSIDLNFNEISEIKPLSTLTKLTSLSLHSNKISDIKPLSALTKLTSLDLGINEISNIKPLSALTNLTSIDLGTNEITDIKPLSTLTHLTALSLRSNEIRDIKHLSALTNLTSLSLRENQISNIKPLSTLTNLTYLYLNSNEISDIKPLSALTKLTFLSLESNKISDVKPLSALTNLTELSLNSNEISNIKPLSALTKLTFLNIKNNSLAPKNCPVKPKSICQFD, encoded by the coding sequence ATGAAACTTACATTTAGCATCACCACAATATACACTTTTACTTTGGGATTTTACACCACACAGGCTATTGCTGCTCCTCTGACAACTCCCAAAAGCTTTACAGATTGGTGTGAGCAGAAATCAACTTTACCTTCACAGACAAAACATACTGTTGAAGTTCTTTTAGAAAAAGCCCAAACTCAAAACTGCAAGCAGGCTAACCAAAAACTGACTAATTTGACTTCTCTTAACCTCAACTCAAATAAAATCAGTGATATCAAGCCTTTGTCTGCTCTGACAAAATTGACTTCTCTTGACCTCGGCTCAAATAAAATTAGTGATATCAAGCATTTGTCTGCTCTAACTAATTTGACTTCTATAGACCTCAATTTCAATGAAATTAGCGAGATCAAGCCTTTATCTACTCTGACAAAATTGACTTCTCTCTCCCTCCACTCAAATAAAATCAGCGATATCAAGCCTTTGTCTGCTCTGACAAAATTGACTTCTCTTGACCTTGGCATAAATGAAATCAGTAATATCAAACCTTTGTCTGCTCTGACTAATTTGACTTCTATCGACCTCGGGACAAATGAAATCACCGATATCAAACCTTTGTCCACTCTGACTCATTTGACTGCTCTTTCTCTCCGCTCAAATGAAATCCGCGATATCAAGCATTTGTCTGCTTTGACTAATTTAACTTCTCTCTCCCTGCGCGAGAATCAAATCAGCAATATTAAGCCTTTGTCCACTCTGACTAATTTGACTTATCTCTACCTTAACTCAAATGAAATCAGCGATATCAAGCCTTTATCCGCTCTGACAAAATTGACTTTTCTCTCTCTTGAATCAAATAAAATTAGCGATGTCAAGCCTTTATCTGCTCTGACTAATTTGACTGAACTCTCCCTTAACTCAAATGAAATCAGCAATATCAAGCCTTTATCCGCTCTGACAAAATTGACTTTTCTTAATATTAAGAATAACTCGCTTGCACCCAAAAATTGTCCTGTAAAACCAAAGTCTATTTGTCAATTTGATTAG
- a CDS encoding glycogen debranching protein translates to MTIWVNEQIDPSGMIHACIATCNESQAKECHDSFQNNLTEKQKAAGWIAQLRTVNSWDEVPVNSLKLN, encoded by the coding sequence ATGACTATTTGGGTAAATGAGCAAATTGATCCGTCTGGGATGATTCATGCCTGTATTGCTACTTGTAATGAATCTCAAGCTAAAGAGTGTCATGATTCCTTCCAGAATAATTTGACCGAGAAGCAAAAGGCAGCAGGTTGGATAGCGCAATTGCGGACAGTTAATTCTTGGGATGAAGTGCCGGTGAATTCTTTAAAACTCAATTAA
- a CDS encoding MotA/TolQ/ExbB proton channel family protein, which yields MEISNLFTAGGIVMWPLLAFSLLGVALIIERIIFWVRINNRQNKVVREVLQFYRLDNVVSALDKLQKNADLPIARIFLAALELEEPTPEEFRLALESEAQAEIPLLKRSQNIFETIIGLAPLLGLLGTVLGLINSFASLNLGDVGGTKTTGVTSGISEALVSTASGLVVAIFTLLFANTFRGLYQRQIAWIQEYGGQLELLYRRRYERGDKSHAPTR from the coding sequence ATGGAAATTAGTAATCTGTTTACAGCAGGTGGCATAGTTATGTGGCCTCTGCTGGCATTCTCTTTGTTAGGTGTGGCGCTGATTATCGAGCGGATCATCTTTTGGGTAAGAATAAATAATCGCCAAAATAAGGTAGTGCGAGAGGTGTTACAGTTTTATCGCCTTGATAATGTAGTTAGTGCTTTAGATAAGTTGCAAAAGAATGCTGATTTACCCATTGCCCGAATTTTTTTAGCAGCTTTAGAATTAGAAGAGCCGACACCAGAGGAATTTCGTTTGGCATTAGAAAGTGAAGCACAAGCCGAAATTCCCTTACTTAAGCGATCGCAAAACATTTTTGAGACAATTATTGGTCTTGCGCCGTTGTTGGGACTTCTCGGCACTGTCTTAGGATTAATTAACTCCTTTGCCTCTCTAAATCTTGGAGATGTGGGAGGTACTAAAACAACAGGTGTCACATCTGGGATTAGTGAAGCTTTAGTATCCACAGCATCAGGATTAGTAGTAGCAATCTTTACACTATTATTTGCTAATACTTTCCGGGGACTCTATCAGCGCCAGATAGCTTGGATTCAAGAATATGGTGGACAGTTAGAATTACTCTACCGCCGTCGCTACGAAAGAGGCGATAAATCCCATGCACCTACCAGATGA
- a CDS encoding GIY-YIG nuclease family protein, which yields MAYMYILECADGSYYTGSTKDLERRLWQHQQGEGANHTAKRLPVKLVFCEYYQCVVDAFEREKQVQGWNRKKKQALISGDTNLLHKLAECQNETHYSRLTRFDT from the coding sequence ATGGCTTATATGTACATTCTTGAATGTGCTGATGGTAGTTACTACACGGGTAGTACAAAGGATCTTGAGCGGCGGCTGTGGCAACATCAACAAGGTGAGGGCGCAAACCATACGGCAAAACGATTGCCTGTGAAGCTAGTTTTCTGCGAGTATTATCAGTGCGTAGTGGATGCTTTTGAGCGTGAGAAGCAAGTGCAAGGTTGGAATCGAAAAAAGAAGCAAGCTCTGATTTCAGGGGATACAAATTTGTTGCATAAGTTAGCTGAATGTCAAAATGAAACTCATTACAGTAGATTAACTCGCTTCGACACTTAA
- a CDS encoding WD40 repeat domain-containing protein — MKLWDAATGNQITTLNGHSDAVNSVAFSPDGKTIASASSDNTVKLWDAATGKQITTLNGHSDTVWSVAFSPDSKIIASASSDNTVKLWKMYPNNLEDLIVYSCNKLRGYLQSNPNVSDKHLCDGIGTKSN, encoded by the coding sequence ATCAAACTCTGGGATGCGGCTACTGGTAACCAAATCACCACTCTCAATGGGCATAGCGATGCGGTCAATAGCGTAGCATTTAGCCCCGATGGCAAGACCATCGCTTCTGCTAGTTCTGACAATACCGTCAAACTCTGGGATGCGGCTACAGGTAAACAAATCACCACCCTCAACGGGCATAGCGATACGGTCTGGAGCGTAGCATTTAGCCCCGATAGCAAGATCATCGCTTCTGCTAGTTCTGACAATACCGTCAAACTCTGGAAGATGTACCCAAATAACCTAGAAGATTTAATCGTCTACAGTTGCAATAAGCTACGTGGTTATTTACAATCAAATCCCAATGTGAGCGATAAGCACCTCTGCGATGGCATTGGTACAAAGAGCAATTAG